From a region of the Hymenobacter jejuensis genome:
- a CDS encoding YegP family protein, with protein MGYFEIYQGKNGDHYFRLKAGNHEPILHSEGYSSRAACENGIESVKKNSPNNDRYVRREAPSFSFSLKATNGQVIGQSETYNSAAARENGIESVKRNAPEAVVKDLTAA; from the coding sequence ATGGGTTACTTTGAGATTTACCAAGGCAAAAACGGCGACCACTACTTCCGGCTGAAAGCCGGCAACCACGAACCGATTTTGCACAGCGAGGGCTACAGCAGCCGCGCCGCCTGCGAAAATGGCATCGAGTCGGTGAAGAAAAACTCGCCCAACAACGACCGGTATGTGCGGCGCGAAGCGCCCAGCTTTTCTTTCTCGCTAAAAGCCACCAACGGGCAGGTAATCGGGCAAAGTGAGACGTATAACAGCGCCGCCGCCCGCGAAAACGGCATCGAATCGGTGAAGCGCAACGCTCCGGAAGCCGTTGTGAAGGATCTGACGGCCGCCTGA
- a CDS encoding acyl-CoA dehydrogenase family protein, with protein sequence MEVSHKLMKGGEFIIKETAAQDVFTPAEFTEEQRMMYQTCLDFVGAEVQPLLERLDNHEEGLMRGLMEKAGQLGLFGVSIPEQYGGLDMDFTTALRVTEGVGGGHSFPVAFAAHTGIAMLPILYFGTDEQKAKYLPGLTNGELMGAYCLTEPGSGSDALGAKTKAIPTEDGSGYVLNGQKMWITNGGFADVFIVFAQVDGDKFTGFIIEKNTPGLSLGNEEHKMGIRGSSTRQVFLSDVKVPKDAVLGEIGKGHLIAFNVLNIGRIKLAAACLGASKMAATLSVKYANERVQFKMPIAKFGAIRHKLAEQAIRIYAVESAIYRAGMDIYRMEQELMAQGKSANEALLGAAREFAVECAILKVEGSEVLDYVVDEGVQVYGGYGFSADYPMDRAYRDSRINRIFEGTNEINRMLAVDMILKKAMKGELDLMGPAQAVQQELMAIPDFNTEEETGLFAAEKKTIAKLKKAILMVAGTAVQKYMNSLAKEQEVLMNIADMAIKVYTAESTLLRVEKEAGEKGEEALANQMDIARVYLADTVDHVNKSGKDAIASMTEGDEQRLLAMGLKRFTKAELFNVKDARRRIAAALVEANEYCY encoded by the coding sequence ATGGAAGTATCCCACAAACTGATGAAAGGCGGCGAGTTCATCATCAAAGAAACTGCTGCTCAAGACGTATTCACCCCAGCCGAATTCACCGAGGAGCAGCGGATGATGTACCAGACCTGTCTGGACTTCGTGGGCGCGGAAGTGCAGCCCTTACTCGAGCGCCTCGACAACCATGAGGAAGGGTTGATGCGTGGCCTGATGGAGAAAGCGGGCCAATTGGGCCTGTTCGGCGTGAGCATCCCGGAGCAATACGGCGGCCTCGATATGGACTTCACCACCGCCTTACGCGTGACGGAAGGTGTAGGCGGTGGGCACTCGTTCCCGGTGGCTTTTGCCGCGCACACGGGCATCGCAATGCTGCCGATTCTCTATTTTGGCACCGACGAGCAGAAAGCCAAATACCTGCCCGGCCTGACCAACGGTGAGCTAATGGGCGCGTATTGCCTCACCGAACCCGGATCGGGCTCGGATGCGCTGGGTGCCAAAACCAAAGCCATTCCGACCGAAGATGGCTCGGGCTACGTGCTCAACGGCCAGAAAATGTGGATCACCAACGGTGGTTTTGCCGACGTTTTTATTGTGTTTGCGCAGGTCGATGGCGACAAGTTTACCGGCTTCATCATCGAGAAAAATACACCCGGCCTAAGTCTTGGCAACGAAGAGCACAAGATGGGCATTCGGGGCAGCAGCACGCGCCAAGTGTTCTTGTCGGACGTGAAAGTGCCGAAAGATGCCGTGTTGGGCGAAATTGGCAAAGGCCACCTCATCGCCTTCAACGTACTCAACATCGGCCGTATCAAACTGGCCGCCGCCTGCTTGGGCGCTTCTAAAATGGCGGCTACGCTGAGCGTAAAGTATGCCAATGAGCGCGTGCAGTTTAAGATGCCGATTGCCAAGTTTGGCGCCATCCGCCACAAGCTGGCTGAGCAAGCCATCCGCATTTACGCCGTGGAGTCGGCCATTTACCGTGCGGGCATGGACATTTATCGCATGGAGCAGGAACTGATGGCCCAGGGCAAATCGGCCAACGAAGCGCTGTTGGGCGCTGCCCGCGAATTTGCGGTTGAGTGTGCTATTCTGAAAGTAGAAGGTTCGGAAGTGCTTGATTATGTGGTAGATGAAGGTGTGCAGGTATATGGCGGCTACGGCTTCTCGGCCGATTACCCCATGGATCGCGCCTACCGCGACTCGCGCATCAACCGCATCTTCGAAGGCACCAACGAGATCAACCGCATGCTGGCCGTCGACATGATTCTGAAGAAGGCTATGAAGGGTGAACTCGACCTGATGGGGCCGGCGCAAGCCGTGCAGCAGGAACTGATGGCCATTCCGGATTTCAACACGGAAGAAGAAACTGGCTTGTTTGCTGCCGAGAAGAAAACCATCGCCAAGCTGAAGAAAGCCATTCTGATGGTGGCGGGTACGGCCGTTCAGAAGTACATGAACTCGCTCGCCAAAGAGCAGGAAGTTCTGATGAACATCGCCGACATGGCCATCAAAGTATACACGGCCGAAAGCACGCTGCTGCGCGTCGAAAAAGAAGCCGGCGAGAAAGGCGAAGAAGCCCTTGCCAACCAGATGGACATCGCTCGCGTGTACCTGGCTGATACTGTGGATCATGTGAATAAGTCGGGCAAAGACGCCATCGCTTCCATGACCGAAGGCGATGAGCAGCGCTTGCTGGCCATGGGCCTGAAGCGCTTCACCAAAGCCGAACTGTTCAACGTTAAAGATGCCCGCCGCCGCATCGCTGCTGCTTTGGTCGAGGCAAACGAGTATTGCTATTAA
- a CDS encoding thiolase family protein — protein sequence MNAYIVAGYRTAVGKAPRGGFRFTRTDDLAAEVIKHLIASVPALDPARVDDVIVGNAVPEAEQGLQIGRMISLLALPMNVSGLVVNRYCGSGVETIAMAAGKIAAGMADCIIAGGAENMSQVPTVGWKTVPNYKLAQKHPSYYLGMGLTAEAVAQDYKVSREDQDEFAFHSHQKAIKAIQEGKFKKQIVPITVEETYLDQATGKKKKRSYVVDTDEGPRADTSLEALAKLRPVFAAGGTVTAGNSSQTSDGAAFVIVMSERMVKELNLEPIARMVTYATEGIDPRIMGMGPVKAIPKALKQAGMKLDDIDLIELNEAFASQSIAVVRELGIDTEKLNVNGGAIALGHPLGCSGAKLSIQLFDELRERGKKYGMVTACVGGGQGVAGIYELLK from the coding sequence ATGAATGCATATATCGTAGCTGGTTACCGCACGGCCGTGGGCAAAGCGCCGCGCGGTGGTTTCCGCTTCACCCGCACCGATGATCTGGCCGCCGAGGTCATCAAGCACCTGATCGCATCGGTGCCTGCCCTCGACCCCGCACGCGTCGATGACGTGATCGTGGGCAACGCGGTACCCGAGGCGGAGCAAGGCCTGCAAATTGGCCGCATGATTTCGCTGCTGGCCTTGCCCATGAACGTGTCGGGCTTGGTAGTAAACCGTTACTGCGGTTCGGGCGTCGAAACAATTGCGATGGCAGCGGGCAAAATCGCGGCCGGTATGGCCGACTGCATCATTGCGGGCGGCGCCGAAAACATGTCGCAAGTGCCTACGGTGGGCTGGAAAACGGTGCCAAATTATAAGCTCGCGCAGAAGCACCCTTCGTACTACTTGGGCATGGGCCTGACGGCCGAAGCCGTAGCGCAGGACTACAAGGTTTCGCGCGAAGACCAGGACGAATTTGCCTTTCACTCGCACCAAAAGGCTATTAAAGCCATCCAGGAAGGCAAGTTTAAGAAGCAGATCGTGCCGATTACGGTCGAAGAAACCTACCTCGATCAGGCGACCGGCAAAAAGAAAAAGCGCTCGTACGTAGTAGATACTGACGAAGGTCCGCGCGCCGATACATCGTTAGAAGCGCTGGCCAAGCTACGGCCCGTGTTCGCAGCGGGCGGCACGGTTACGGCGGGCAACTCGTCCCAAACTTCCGACGGCGCGGCCTTCGTGATCGTGATGTCGGAGCGCATGGTAAAGGAATTGAACCTGGAGCCCATCGCCCGCATGGTCACCTACGCCACCGAAGGTATCGACCCGCGCATCATGGGCATGGGACCGGTGAAAGCCATCCCGAAGGCCCTGAAGCAAGCCGGCATGAAGCTCGACGACATCGACCTGATTGAGCTGAACGAAGCGTTTGCTTCGCAGTCAATTGCGGTGGTGCGTGAGCTAGGCATTGATACTGAAAAGCTTAACGTGAATGGCGGTGCTATTGCCCTTGGTCATCCGCTGGGCTGCTCAGGCGCTAAGCTCAGCATTCAGCTGTTCGACGAGTTGCGTGAGCGCGGCAAAAAGTACGGCATGGTAACCGCCTGCGTCGGTGGTGGCCAAGGCGTAGCAGGTATTTATGAGCTGCTGAAGTAG
- a CDS encoding 3-hydroxyacyl-CoA dehydrogenase/enoyl-CoA hydratase family protein, translating into MNRIIKKVAVLGSGVMGSRIACHFANIGVQVLLLDIVPRELTADEEKKGLTLENPAVRNRIVNSSLQAAVASNPSPLYRKADAAKIKTGNFDDNLKDIASCDWTIEVVVERLDIKQSLYEKVEKVRKPGTLITSNTSGIPIHMLSEGRSDDFKKHFCGTHFFNPPRYLKLLEIIPTPDTDPAIVDFLMHYGDLYLGKTTVLAKDTPAFIANRVGVFAIMDVLQVMQQLGLTVEEVDKLTGPVIGHAKSATFRTSDVVGLDTLINVANGLAQGLPNDEAKAAFMLPDFLKKMGENKWLGDKTGQGFYKKVKGEGGKSEIQALDLQTLEYKPGQRVKFATLEATKPIEKLGDRFKVLAAGKDKAGEFYRKMFAGLFAYVTNRVPEITDSLYKIDDALRAGFGWEMGPFETWDALGVPKGLELIQTEGKQAAGWVQEMLDAGNTSFYKVNEQGVKQFYDFESKSYQPIPGVENFIILDNLRASGKVLWKNAGASVIDLGDGILNVEFHSKMNTLGTDVIQGLLKGVDMAEQGYRGLVVGNDAPNFSAGANLGLVYMYALDQEFDEINMMIAQFQNAMMRMRYSSIPVIGVPHGLALGGGCELNLHADKVVASAETYMGLVEFGVGLIPAGGGTKEMTLRTAAKYEEGEPEFNLIRNTFMTISTAKVSASAAEAYDLGFLRRGDEIVVNSNRAIAAAKEAALELADAGYTQPTQKTNIKVHGQGALGMFMTGVYAMKEGRYISDHDVKIANKLAYVMCGGDLSQPTEVSEQYLLDLEREAFLSLTGERKTLERIQSILTTGKPLRN; encoded by the coding sequence ATGAACCGAATTATTAAGAAAGTTGCCGTATTGGGCTCCGGTGTCATGGGCTCGCGCATTGCCTGCCACTTTGCCAACATTGGCGTGCAGGTGCTGCTACTCGACATCGTGCCCCGTGAGCTAACCGCCGACGAAGAAAAAAAGGGCTTGACGCTGGAAAACCCGGCGGTGCGTAACCGCATCGTTAACAGCTCGTTGCAGGCAGCTGTTGCCTCTAATCCTTCGCCGCTGTATCGTAAGGCCGATGCGGCCAAGATCAAGACCGGCAATTTCGACGACAACCTGAAAGACATTGCCAGCTGCGACTGGACCATAGAAGTAGTAGTCGAGCGGCTGGACATCAAGCAAAGTCTCTACGAGAAAGTAGAAAAGGTACGCAAGCCCGGCACGCTCATCACGAGCAATACCTCCGGTATTCCGATTCATATGCTGTCGGAAGGCCGTTCGGATGACTTCAAGAAGCACTTCTGCGGTACGCACTTTTTCAACCCGCCGCGCTACCTGAAGCTGCTGGAAATCATCCCGACGCCGGATACCGATCCGGCCATCGTAGATTTCCTGATGCACTATGGCGACCTATACCTGGGCAAAACTACGGTGCTGGCCAAGGACACGCCGGCGTTTATTGCCAACCGCGTGGGCGTATTCGCCATCATGGACGTGCTGCAAGTGATGCAGCAACTCGGCCTGACGGTGGAGGAAGTCGATAAGCTGACGGGGCCGGTAATTGGCCATGCCAAGTCGGCCACGTTCCGCACGTCGGATGTCGTTGGTTTAGATACCCTTATCAACGTAGCCAATGGCCTGGCCCAAGGCCTGCCCAACGACGAAGCCAAAGCCGCATTCATGCTGCCCGACTTCCTCAAGAAGATGGGCGAAAACAAATGGCTCGGCGACAAAACCGGCCAGGGCTTCTACAAAAAAGTAAAAGGCGAGGGCGGCAAGTCGGAAATACAAGCACTTGATTTACAAACACTTGAATATAAGCCCGGCCAGCGCGTAAAATTCGCTACGCTGGAAGCTACGAAGCCCATTGAAAAGCTAGGCGACCGTTTCAAGGTCTTGGCTGCGGGTAAAGACAAAGCCGGCGAGTTTTACCGCAAAATGTTTGCGGGCCTGTTTGCTTACGTGACCAACCGCGTACCCGAAATCACCGATTCGCTGTACAAGATCGACGACGCGCTCCGTGCAGGCTTCGGCTGGGAAATGGGTCCGTTTGAAACCTGGGATGCGCTGGGCGTGCCGAAAGGTCTGGAGCTGATTCAGACCGAAGGCAAGCAAGCGGCGGGCTGGGTGCAGGAAATGCTCGATGCCGGCAATACGTCGTTTTACAAAGTTAACGAGCAGGGCGTGAAGCAGTTCTACGACTTCGAGTCGAAGAGCTACCAGCCGATTCCGGGCGTCGAGAACTTCATCATTCTCGACAACCTGCGCGCTTCGGGCAAGGTGTTGTGGAAAAACGCCGGTGCTTCGGTTATCGACCTCGGCGACGGCATCCTGAACGTGGAGTTCCACAGCAAGATGAATACGCTGGGTACCGACGTAATTCAGGGCTTGCTGAAGGGCGTAGACATGGCCGAGCAAGGCTACCGCGGTCTGGTGGTCGGCAACGACGCGCCAAACTTCTCGGCGGGCGCCAACCTAGGCCTCGTGTACATGTACGCGCTGGATCAGGAGTTTGACGAGATCAATATGATGATCGCGCAGTTCCAGAACGCCATGATGCGCATGCGCTACAGCAGCATTCCGGTAATAGGCGTGCCGCACGGACTGGCGTTGGGCGGTGGCTGCGAACTGAACCTGCACGCCGACAAGGTGGTGGCTTCGGCCGAAACCTACATGGGCCTCGTGGAATTTGGCGTCGGCCTGATTCCGGCCGGTGGCGGCACCAAGGAAATGACGTTGCGCACGGCTGCGAAGTATGAGGAGGGCGAACCGGAGTTCAACCTGATCCGCAACACCTTCATGACGATCAGTACGGCTAAGGTATCTGCTTCAGCAGCAGAGGCTTATGATTTGGGCTTCCTGCGCCGCGGCGACGAGATAGTGGTAAATAGCAACCGCGCCATTGCGGCGGCCAAAGAAGCTGCCTTGGAACTTGCGGATGCTGGCTACACCCAACCGACCCAAAAAACAAACATCAAAGTACACGGCCAAGGCGCTTTGGGCATGTTCATGACCGGCGTGTACGCCATGAAAGAAGGCCGCTACATCTCCGATCACGACGTGAAAATTGCTAACAAGCTGGCGTACGTGATGTGCGGCGGCGACCTGTCGCAGCCTACGGAAGTGAGCGAGCAGTATCTGCTGGATCTGGAGCGCGAAGCTTTCCTGTCGCTGACTGGCGAGCGGAAAACGTTGGAGCGGATTCAGTCGATTTTGACGACGGGCAAGCCTTTGCGTAACTAA
- a CDS encoding MarR family winged helix-turn-helix transcriptional regulator, with translation MKPEETVDYNIKIAWHAISRMYNTQAAKHDITTSIGFVLLNIDQENGTPATKIAPLLGLETRSLTRILRSMEEKGLIYKQADALDKRSVRIFLTEEGLRKKEVSRQTVRHFNQKVHEKIPQNQLDVFFKVVGQITGMIESKSLFDDFKLKSSRSESTSA, from the coding sequence ATGAAACCCGAAGAAACCGTCGATTACAACATCAAAATTGCTTGGCACGCCATCTCGCGCATGTATAATACGCAGGCCGCCAAGCACGACATCACGACGAGCATTGGCTTCGTGCTGTTGAATATAGATCAGGAAAACGGCACGCCGGCTACCAAGATTGCGCCGCTGCTGGGCCTCGAAACGCGCAGCCTCACCCGCATTCTGCGCTCGATGGAGGAGAAAGGGCTGATTTATAAACAAGCCGACGCGCTGGACAAACGCTCGGTGCGCATTTTCCTGACGGAAGAAGGCTTGCGCAAAAAAGAGGTTTCGCGCCAAACCGTGCGCCATTTCAACCAGAAAGTGCATGAGAAAATCCCTCAGAATCAGCTTGATGTGTTCTTTAAGGTCGTAGGCCAAATCACTGGCATGATCGAAAGCAAAAGCTTATTCGACGATTTTAAACTCAAAAGCTCGCGCTCCGAATCGACCTCCGCCTAG
- a CDS encoding AMP-dependent synthetase/ligase, whose product MEVRRAFDILPYQLSKYPKADCLAAKVDGEWRKLSTQQVLDQANLVSLGLASLGIRKDDKVAIISMNRPEWMLADFGISQLGAVSVPMYPSITVEDYKYIFGDAGVKAVFVADQKLYDKVKEATAGMNIPAANVFTFDRIEGARHFSELLEAGKKGDPKTLEPLRAAVQPDDLLTLIYTSGTTGSPKGVMLSHDNILSNCRNSQRYVPVHDNDTALSFLPLCHIFERMVTYLYMINGVSIYYAESMEVIADNLREVKPQIFTTVPRLLEKVYDKIVAKGHDLEGVKKQLFFWALDLGLKYDTQKSQGFVYNTQLALANKLIFNKWREALGGNLKCIVSGGGALQPRLARVFWAAGIRVMEGYGLTETSPVIAVGGFEPEDNMIGTVGPLIDNMEVKIAPDGEILTKSASVMKGYYNRPDLTKEAIDAEGWFHTGDIGEFVNGRFLKITDRKKEMFKTSGGKYIAPQVIESKLKESPLVEQAMVVGADQKFPACLVVPAFDELKNWGKRHGVEIGSNEQAVKDERIVKMYEDLVKDYNKSFAQWEQVKKIVLMPQQWTVESGEMTPTLKVKRKIITENNKDLIESLYHHDDRR is encoded by the coding sequence ATGGAAGTCCGTCGTGCGTTTGATATTCTCCCGTATCAGCTTTCCAAATACCCCAAAGCCGATTGCCTCGCGGCCAAGGTCGACGGGGAATGGCGAAAACTAAGCACGCAGCAAGTGCTCGACCAAGCCAACCTGGTAAGTTTAGGTTTGGCGAGCTTGGGCATTCGGAAAGACGATAAAGTTGCCATCATCTCGATGAACCGGCCCGAGTGGATGCTGGCCGATTTCGGCATTTCGCAGCTCGGTGCGGTGAGCGTGCCCATGTACCCGAGCATCACGGTCGAGGATTACAAATACATCTTCGGCGATGCGGGGGTGAAGGCCGTGTTCGTGGCCGATCAGAAGCTATACGACAAGGTAAAAGAAGCCACCGCCGGCATGAATATTCCGGCCGCAAACGTTTTTACTTTCGATCGAATTGAAGGCGCTCGCCATTTCTCTGAGCTGCTGGAAGCCGGCAAAAAAGGTGATCCGAAGACTTTAGAGCCGTTGCGCGCTGCCGTTCAGCCCGATGATCTGCTGACCCTGATTTACACCTCCGGCACGACTGGCAGCCCTAAGGGCGTCATGCTTAGCCACGACAATATCCTGAGCAATTGCCGTAACTCGCAGCGGTATGTGCCTGTGCATGACAACGATACGGCGCTCAGCTTTTTGCCGCTCTGCCATATTTTCGAGCGGATGGTGACGTATCTATACATGATCAACGGCGTGAGCATTTACTACGCCGAAAGCATGGAGGTGATCGCCGATAACCTGCGCGAAGTAAAGCCGCAGATCTTCACCACGGTACCGCGTCTGCTGGAGAAAGTCTACGATAAGATCGTCGCCAAAGGGCACGACTTGGAGGGCGTCAAGAAGCAGTTGTTTTTCTGGGCTCTGGATCTGGGCCTGAAGTACGATACCCAGAAAAGCCAGGGTTTCGTGTACAATACGCAGCTTGCCTTGGCTAACAAGCTCATTTTCAATAAGTGGCGGGAAGCTTTGGGCGGCAACTTAAAATGCATCGTATCGGGTGGCGGTGCGTTGCAGCCCCGCTTGGCGCGCGTGTTTTGGGCCGCAGGCATTCGGGTGATGGAAGGCTATGGCCTGACCGAAACCTCGCCGGTGATTGCCGTAGGGGGCTTCGAACCTGAAGATAACATGATCGGGACCGTGGGGCCGCTCATCGACAACATGGAAGTGAAAATCGCTCCGGACGGCGAGATCCTGACCAAATCGGCTTCGGTAATGAAGGGGTATTACAACCGGCCTGACCTTACCAAAGAGGCAATTGATGCCGAAGGCTGGTTCCATACCGGCGACATCGGCGAATTTGTCAACGGGCGCTTCCTGAAAATCACCGACCGCAAGAAGGAAATGTTCAAGACCTCGGGCGGCAAATACATCGCCCCGCAAGTCATTGAAAGCAAGCTTAAAGAGTCGCCGCTCGTGGAGCAAGCCATGGTTGTGGGTGCCGATCAGAAATTCCCGGCCTGCTTGGTAGTACCAGCTTTCGATGAGCTCAAAAACTGGGGCAAGCGGCACGGCGTGGAAATTGGCTCCAACGAGCAAGCCGTTAAGGATGAGCGCATTGTGAAAATGTACGAAGACCTTGTAAAAGACTACAACAAGAGCTTTGCGCAGTGGGAGCAGGTGAAGAAGATCGTGCTGATGCCCCAACAATGGACCGTAGAAAGCGGCGAGATGACGCCGACCCTGAAGGTGAAGCGGAAAATCATCACCGAAAACAACAAAGACCTCATAGAGAGCTTATACCATCACGACGACCGGCGCTAG
- a CDS encoding formimidoylglutamase, whose product MNLAIFFDPLREELVGSPSAPTTLAAYVTAFLDTFPDWRDADLALIGLDEWRGSSAGAPAAHGADAVRQRFYQLQKGTGALRIVDLGNLRPGLTLEDTYLRVREIVAALLEYNTVPILLGGSHDLDYGQFLAYETVERAISFATVDARVDMAEHTAAPAEESHLRRLLVHEPNFIFNFAQLAHQQYFAAPDVLAALEKLHFETLRLGEIHTDVRQAEPLLRQADFVSFDVAALRWNDAPAYYPANPFGLTNEEAAQLAWYAGHNDQLSSFGLYGYRPDHDTHGLAAATLATMLWYFVEGYYHRRGETDFQSRRFIRYAVGLPGTPAKLVFYKAKRTEKWWLEVESLADSNLKRIVPCSYQDYLHAAQGDLPNRWILTQALLG is encoded by the coding sequence ATGAATCTGGCTATTTTCTTTGATCCGCTCCGCGAAGAGTTGGTAGGCTCGCCTTCCGCTCCAACCACGCTGGCAGCTTACGTTACCGCTTTTCTCGATACGTTTCCCGACTGGCGCGACGCCGATCTGGCCCTTATCGGGCTGGACGAATGGCGCGGAAGCTCGGCAGGTGCGCCGGCGGCTCACGGTGCCGATGCCGTGCGCCAACGCTTTTATCAGCTTCAGAAAGGTACTGGCGCTCTGCGCATTGTGGACCTGGGCAACCTGCGGCCGGGACTCACCCTTGAAGACACCTACCTTCGGGTGCGCGAAATTGTGGCGGCGCTCTTGGAGTACAACACAGTACCGATTTTGCTGGGCGGCAGCCACGACCTCGACTACGGTCAATTCCTGGCTTACGAAACCGTGGAGCGCGCCATCAGCTTTGCTACCGTCGATGCCCGCGTAGATATGGCCGAGCACACGGCTGCCCCCGCCGAAGAATCGCACCTTAGGCGCCTACTGGTGCACGAGCCCAACTTTATCTTCAATTTTGCCCAACTAGCTCATCAGCAATACTTTGCTGCTCCTGATGTATTGGCCGCGCTGGAAAAGCTGCACTTTGAAACGCTGCGCCTTGGCGAAATTCATACGGATGTGCGGCAGGCCGAGCCGCTGCTGCGCCAAGCCGATTTTGTGAGCTTCGACGTGGCCGCTTTGCGCTGGAACGATGCCCCCGCTTATTACCCAGCCAACCCGTTTGGGCTTACCAACGAAGAAGCCGCGCAACTGGCTTGGTATGCCGGCCACAACGACCAGCTCAGCAGCTTCGGCCTCTACGGCTACCGCCCCGACCACGACACGCATGGCTTGGCCGCGGCTACGTTGGCCACCATGCTCTGGTATTTTGTGGAAGGCTACTACCATCGGCGCGGCGAAACGGATTTTCAGAGCCGACGCTTTATTCGGTACGCGGTGGGGTTGCCGGGCACGCCGGCTAAGCTGGTCTTTTACAAAGCCAAACGCACCGAAAAGTGGTGGCTGGAAGTCGAAAGTCTGGCCGACAGCAATTTGAAACGCATCGTGCCGTGCAGTTACCAGGATTATCTGCATGCTGCCCAAGGTGATTTGCCCAACCGTTGGATATTAACCCAAGCCCTGTTAGGATAA
- a CDS encoding cytochrome b5 domain-containing protein: MKTPSHSLPTTALPEYSLAQLALRNGQDRDEIWVCYQGLVYDVSRSRLWRRGNHYEHWAGQDLTQELQRDAPHTENVFDNFPIIGRLKAAATPNS; the protein is encoded by the coding sequence ATGAAAACACCATCCCATAGTTTGCCCACTACTGCCCTGCCGGAATATAGCCTTGCACAGCTGGCTTTGCGTAATGGGCAGGATCGGGATGAAATTTGGGTGTGTTACCAAGGCTTGGTGTACGACGTTAGCCGGTCGCGTTTGTGGCGGCGCGGCAACCACTACGAGCACTGGGCCGGCCAAGACCTGACCCAAGAGCTTCAACGAGATGCGCCGCACACGGAAAATGTCTTCGACAATTTCCCTATTATCGGTCGCCTGAAAGCTGCCGCCACTCCCAACTCCTAA
- the murQ gene encoding N-acetylmuramic acid 6-phosphate etherase, which yields MSTTESPSLFNNLETLSTRELLAGINSVDQTVPLAVAKALPQVEALVEATVAQLQKGGRLFYIGAGTSGRLGILDASECPPTFGVPQGLVVGIIAGGDTAIRKAVENAEDDAEQAWHDLSEHSVNQNDIVVGIAASGRTPYVIGGLQMARQQGIATGCIVCNAGSEVAAAAEFPVEVVTGPEFLTGSTRMKAGTAQKLVLNMLTTATMIRLGRVKGNKMVDMQLSNQKLVDRGERMIMDELGIGQEEAAALLQRYGSVRAALDAQK from the coding sequence GTGAGCACTACCGAAAGCCCGTCCCTTTTCAACAACCTCGAAACCCTTTCCACGCGTGAGCTGCTCGCCGGCATCAACAGCGTCGACCAAACGGTGCCCTTGGCTGTAGCCAAAGCCCTGCCGCAGGTAGAAGCGTTGGTGGAGGCTACAGTTGCTCAACTACAGAAGGGCGGCCGGCTGTTTTACATCGGCGCGGGCACCAGTGGGCGTTTGGGCATCTTGGATGCTTCGGAATGCCCGCCTACGTTCGGGGTGCCGCAGGGGCTGGTGGTGGGCATCATTGCCGGTGGCGATACGGCCATTCGCAAAGCCGTAGAGAATGCCGAGGATGATGCTGAGCAAGCGTGGCACGACCTTTCAGAACATTCTGTGAACCAGAACGATATCGTGGTGGGGATTGCTGCTTCAGGCCGTACGCCCTACGTGATCGGCGGGCTGCAAATGGCTCGTCAGCAGGGCATTGCTACGGGGTGCATCGTCTGCAATGCCGGTTCGGAAGTGGCCGCCGCCGCCGAGTTTCCGGTGGAAGTCGTAACCGGGCCCGAATTTCTGACGGGCAGTACGCGCATGAAAGCCGGCACGGCTCAGAAGCTGGTACTCAACATGTTGACTACCGCCACCATGATTCGGCTGGGCCGCGTGAAAGGCAACAAGATGGTGGACATGCAGCTCTCCAACCAAAAACTCGTTGACCGCGGCGAGCGCATGATCATGGACGAACTGGGCATCGGGCAAGAAGAAGCCGCCGCACTTCTGCAACGCTACGGAAGTGTGCGCGCGGCGCTAGACGCGCAAAAATAG
- a CDS encoding YtxH domain-containing protein, producing the protein MKKVLFLAIAAAAFSFTSCDSKKENAQENAADQVENAGEVKADSLEDKADAVRDSADATSDKMEDAADANPSTATPQPANGATTK; encoded by the coding sequence ATGAAAAAAGTACTGTTTCTTGCCATCGCTGCTGCTGCTTTCTCGTTCACTTCTTGCGACAGCAAAAAAGAAAACGCTCAAGAGAATGCTGCTGACCAAGTAGAGAACGCTGGCGAAGTAAAGGCTGACTCTTTGGAAGATAAGGCTGACGCCGTACGTGACTCAGCTGACGCTACTTCCGACAAAATGGAAGATGCTGCTGATGCTAACCCTTCGACTGCAACTCCTCAGCCTGCTAACGGCGCAACTACCAAGTAG